The following is a genomic window from Hyphomicrobiales bacterium.
TCGACCAGTTGATGGTGCTGCATGCCCCCGTCACGCCGGGCACCGATGCCTTCATGCGCATCTACAACACCGATGGCTCGGAATCGGCCGCATGCGGCAACGGCACGCGCTGCGTGGCCTGGCACCTGATGCAGGATGGCGATCGCGACAGCCTGACGCTCGAAACGGCCGCCGGCCTCCTGCCCTCGACCCGCGTCGACGCACTCACCTTCACCGTCGACATGGGCACGCCGCGCTTCAACTGGGACCAGATCCCGCTGGCGGAGGAATTCCGCGACACCCGCGCCATCGAGCTGCAGATCGGCCCGATCGACGCGCCGATCCTGCATTCGCCGTCCGCCGTCAACATAGGCAACCCTCATGCCATCTTCTGGGTGGACGACGTGAAGGCCTACGACCTGCCGACCATCGGTCCGCTGCTCGAGAACCACCCCATCTTTCCCGAACGCGCCAATATCTCGCTCGCGGCCGTGAAGGATCGCCGGCACATCGATCTATGGGTATGGGAGCGTGGCGCCGGCATCACGCGCGCCTGTGGATCGGCCGCCTGTGCCGCGGCTGTCGCGGCCGCGCGCAAGAATCTCACCGATCGCGAGGTGGTCGTCAGCCTGCCGGGCGGCGACCTCACCATCACCTGGCGGGAAAGCGACGGTCATGTGCTGATGACGGGCGCGGTGGCCTTCGAATGGGAAGACCGCTTCCCGCCCCAGCTCTTCACGGGCGCCGCCTGATGGCGATCGACGTCGTCACCTTCGGCTGCCGGCTGAACATCTACGAATCGGAGGCGATGAAACGCCATGCCGATGCAGCCGGCGCCGACGACCTCGTCATCATCAACACCTGCGCTGTGACCGCCGAGGCCAGCCGGCAAGCCCGCCAGACCATCCGCAGACTTCGCCGCGAGCGGCCGCAGGCGCGCATCGTCGTTACCGGCTGCGCCGCCCAGATCGAAGCGGCCAGCTTCTCCGCCATGGCCGAGGTCGACCACGTCATCGGCAACACCGAGAAGATGCAGGCCGCCACCTGGAGCGCGCTCTCGGGCTCCGCCCCCACGGAGCGCATCCTCGTCGGCGACATCATGGCGGTGAAGGAAACCGCGAGCCATCTGGTCGATGGCTATGGCGGGCTGCCCCGCGCCTTCGTGCAGGTGCAGAACGGCTGTGACCACCGTTGCACCTTCTGCATTATCCCGTATGGCCGCGGCAATTCGCGCTCCGTGGCCATGGGCGCCGTCGTCGATCAGGTGCGGAGTCTCACGGAAAACGGCTGCGGAGAGGTTGTCGTCACGGGGGTCGACATCACGAGCTACGGCCGCGACCTGCCGGGCACGCCGACGCTCGGCCGCCTCGTCAAGCAGATCCTCAGGCATGTGCCCGAGTTGCCGCGCCTGCGCATCTCATCGATCGACTCCGTCGAGGCCGACGACGATCTGCTCGACGCGCTGGCCACGGAGCCGCGCCTGATGCCGCACCTGCAACTCTCGCTGCAGGCGGGCGATGATCTCATCCTGAAGCGCATGAAGCGCCGCCACCTGCGCGACGACGCCATCCGCTTCTGCGAGGATATGCGCAAGCTCCGGCCGGACGTGGTGTTCGGCGCCGACATCATCGCCGGTTTTCCGACAGAGACCGAGGAGATGTTCGCGCGCTCGCTCGCCATCGTCGACGAATGCGACCTCACCCATCTCCATGTCTTCCCCTTCTCGCCGCGCCCCGGCACGCCGGCCGCGCGCATGCCGCAGGTCGATCGCGCGCTCGTTAAAGACCGCGCCCGTCGCCTGCGCGAGAAAGGTGAGGAAGCGCTCGTCCGGCATCTCGCGCGGGAAGTCGGCCGTCATGTGCCGGTGCTCACCGAAAACGCCGAGCTTGGCCGCACCGAGGGTTTCACACTGGTGCGCCTGGCCTCCGCCGCCGTCCCCGGCCGCATCCTGAACGTCACCATCGCCGGCCACGACGGGCACGAGCTGCTGGCGGCCTGAAACCAATCAGGATCTCCGGCGCAAGGCCAGGAATCACGCGCGACGGTTTCAACCGCTCACCTCTCCCTGAAGGGAGAGGTCGCGCCGAAGGCTCGGGTGAGGGGAGCGCCCGCTCCGGAAACATCCCCCTCACCCCGGCCCTCTCCCCGCCGGGGAGAGGGAGAAACGCTGGTGGCCGCGCCTCCGTGGCCATCCCGGCCGTCACCATAGCCGGCCAAGACGGCGGGGATCGCACGAGGGAGCCGGCGCGTTGATCCCTCCCCTCGGGGGAGGGTGGCCTCGCGTCAGCGACGTCGAGCGGGGCACGCGGCAGGAGACCGGGCTCTCCTCGGCCAGTACGCATCTTCTTCTTCCAGTCGGGTCAGCGTCAGGTGGACCCCACCCGGCGCCTGCGGCGCCACCCTCCCCTGAGGGGAGGGATCGGCCCGTCGCGACTGACTTGGTGACACCCCGTTTCCGGCCACAAACCATCACATTGAAGTCGGTTCAGACTGACGGATGCCCCTCTCTTCGTTTGAGCAGCGCCAGCGTTTCCTGCAGGCCCGCCGGCGCGGGCGCCTCCACCGTGATCGGATCGCGTTTTGGGTAAAGCGGGACTGTCACGGCGCGCGCATGCAGATGAAGGCCCTGCCAGGCTCCGCCGCGCCCGTAGATGCGATCACCCAGGATCGGCCAGCCCATGCTGGCACAGTGGACCCGGAGCTGGTGGGTGCGGCCTGTCACGGGTTCGAGCGCAAGCCAGGTAAGGCCCTCGCCACGGCCGAGAACCTGCCAGCGCGTCAAGGCTGGCAGGCCGGCGGGATCCACCTGCATGCGCCACCCCTGCGCGGGATCGCGCGGGCTGAGCGCCAGCATGATCTCTCCGGCGTCGGCCTCCGGTCCACCGGCGACGACGGCCCAATAGGTCTTCGCCACCTTGTTCTCAGCGAACAGACGGCTCAGGCGTTCCAGCGCCTTACGGTGGCGACCGAGCACGAGGCACCCTGACGTATCGCGATCCAGACGATGCGCCAGTTCCGGCCGGCGCGGCAGGCCGAAGCGCAGGGCATCGAGGTGGTCTGCGAGCGTCTCGCCGCCCTTCGCGTCCGGATGCACCGGCAGTCCGGCCGGTTTGTCGATGACGAGCATGAGCGCATCGCGGTAGAGAAGGCGCGTCAGAATATCCGACCTGGAGATATGGCCCTTCGGCCTGTCCTGTGTCATGCCCTCATCCTGCCGACGCGATAAAGCCGCTCTATGCCTTGCGGGATCGGGCGGCAAGGCTCATGTGCGGCTGGTCATCCAGAGTGGCTGAGGCAAAGCAGTGTTTGAACGCATGATCTTCTCCGAAAAGTCGAGCGCCTTTTCGGGATTGTGCTCGGGGATTGAAGGCAACGATGGCTGAGAACGAGAAACGGACGATGCTGGACCGGCTGTTCGGCCGTCGCAGGGACAACACCGAACCAGCGCCTTCCCCAGCACCTCCCCTCCCGGCCGAACCTGCTACCCCCCCGCTCGAAGCCCCGGCCACGCCGACCCCGGAGGCGACCCCTGCCACGCCTGCGGTGGAAGAGGATGCCGCCGCGCATGTGTCTGTCACATCGCCCACGGCCGAGGAAATGCCCCCATCCGTCGACGACTCCGACGGTACCCACGCCGCTCCGATCGCATCCGCGGTTCCGGAGCCTGAACCGCAATCGCCCGCCCCGTCCGCGCAGAAACCTCAAAGCTGGTGGCAGCGGCTGACGGCGGGCCTGAAACGCACCTCGTCGTCGATCGGCACGGGCATCACCGATCTTTTCACCAAGCGGAAGTTCGACGCCGCGACCCTGGAAGAGCTGGAGGACATTCTCATCCAGGCCGACCTCGGGGTCGCGATGGCGGCGCGGGTGACCGAGGCCGTGGGCAAGGGCCGGCATGACCGCTCGATCGATCCGGAAGAGGTGAAGGCCGTGCTCGCCCAGGAGGTCGAGGCGGTGCTGGCGCCTGTTGCCAAGCCCCTCGTCGTCGCGGTGGACAAGAAGCCTTTCGTGATCCTGATGGTCGGCGTCAACGGCTCCGGCAAGACCACCACCATCGGCAAGCTCGCCGCCAAATATCGCGCCGAGGGCCGCTCCGTGATGCTCGCCGCCGGCGACACCTTCCGCGCCGCCGCCGTGGAGCAGCTCAAGGTCTGGGGCACACGCACGGGCGCAGCAGTCGTGGCGCGCGACCAGGGCGCGGATGCCGCGGGTCTTGCCTTCGACGCCTTGCAGGCCGCCCGTGACGCGGGAACCGACGTGCTGATCGTCGATACCGCCGGCCGGCTGCAGAACAAGGCGGGCCTCATGGCGGAACTCGAGAAGATCGTTCGCGTCATGCGCAAGCTCGATGCGGAGGCGCCGCATGCTGTCCTCCTGGTGCTCGACGCGACGACGGGCCAGAACGCGCTCAGCCAGGCCGAGATCTTCGGCAAGACCGCCGGCGTCACCGGCCTCGTCATGACCAAGCTCGACGGCACGGCACGCGGCGGCATCCTTGTGGCGCTAGCCGACAAGACCGGCCTGCCGGTGCATTTCATCGGCGTCGGCGAGGGCGTGGACGACCTCGAACCCTTCACCGCGCGCGATTTCGCACGGGCCATCGCCGGCCTCGACGCCTGAGCCGCCGACCGGTCAGGCGGCCCGCGGTCCCAGCAGGATGACGGCCGCCCCGGCGAGGCAGATGGCGCCCCCAGCCAGGTCCCAGCGATCGGGGGTGACACCCTCGGCTCGCCACAGCCAGATCAGCGACATCACGATATAGATGCCGCCATAGGCCGCGTAAGCGCGCCCGGCCGCCGCCGCGTCGACCAGCGTGAGCAGATAGGCGAAGGCGGCCAGCGAGACAAAGCCCGGGATGAGCCACAGCACGCTCTGGCCAAGGCGCAGCCACGCCCAGAAGGCGAAGCAGCCGGCGATTTCCGCGAGCGCGGCGAGACTATAGATCGCGAGGGCAGGAATGAGCATCGGCGGCGTTGGATGATGGCGGGACTCTCGGATCCCGCCTTCGTGGCACCGGTTATGGGCCAATGTCAAAGGGCGCCGGCTGTTTCCCACGCGGGGAGTGATCGTGAGCTTGGCTGCGGGCCTCAGGGATCGATCGACATTCGGTGCTCCTGGCAGGGCGTGGGCTCAGGAAGCTCTGGATCCCGGAAGCCGCAAAGCGGCTGTGCGGGGTCCAGAAACGTGCCGCTTCAGCAAAGGGGCGGCTTGCGCAAAGGCCGATGGCCGCTCATGCACCGGTTCGGTATGGATCCCAGGCCCGAGCTTATGCTCGTCCCGGGATGACCGGCGCGTATTATCCTTGAATGTCGATTGATCTCAGGAAGCAAACGGCGACAGCCCCTCGACGATATGGGCGAGCTTGTCCGGATTGCGGACCACATAGATCGCCGTGATCCGCCCGTTGTCTATCGCAAGGGCGGTCGTCTGCAGATGGCCATGGCCGTCGACCGTCACAAAGCCTGGCAAGCCATCGATGACGCAGCGCCTGAGCACTGTTGCCGGCTTGTAGTCCTTCTTGCGGCTCAGGCCCCAGAAGAAGCGGGACACCTTGTCGTGACCGAAGATGGGATTGAACGTCGCGGCGACCTTGCCGCCGCCATCGCCATAGAGCACGACGTCTTCGGCCAGCAGCGCCTGCAGGCCGGCCATGTTGCCGGTCGCGGAGGCCGCGAGGAAGGCCTCCGCCAGGTCGCGGCCTTTCTCCGGCGAAACCGGGAAGCGCGGGCGGGCCGCCTGCACATGCGCGCGAGCACGGCGAGCGAGCTGCCGGCAGGCGGCCGGATCGCGCTGCAGGGACGTCGCGATCTCGTCAAAGCCGACGCCGAACACGTCATGCAGGAGGAAGGCGGCCCGTTCGAGCGGTGACAGACGCTCCAGCGCCATCATCAGCGCAGTCGTGATGTCGTCACTCTCGTCGTCCTCGAGCGGATCGACCACCGGTTCGGGCAGCCAGGGGCCGACATAACTCTCCCGCTTGACGCGGGCGGACTTGAGCTGGTCGAGGCAGAGATTGGTGACGACCCGCGACAGGAAGGCGGCCGGCTCCCGGATGGCAGCGGCGTCGGCGCGGTGCAGGCGGATGAAGGCCTCCTGCACCATGTCCTCGGCCTCCGCGATCGACCCGAGCATGCGATAGGCCAGGCGGATCAGGCGTGGGCGCGCCGCCGTGAAGGCGTCGGCGCGCATGGCGTCCTGATTGGAACCGTCGTCACTCACGGTCTTGCCGCCTCGACACGGGATGGATGGCCCGGAAGCCGATGGCAAAACGGTTCCAGGCATTGATCGTGGCGATCATCAGCGTGAGTTTCACCTGCTCCTCATCGGAAAACTCGCGCTTCAGCGCCTCGTAGTCCTCATCGGGCGCATGGGTCTTGGACACCAGCGTCAAGGCCTCGGTCCAGGCCAGCGCGGCACGCTCGCGGTCCGTATAGAGGGGCGACTCCCGCCAGGCGTCCAGCAGATAAAGCCGCTCTTCCGTCTCACCGGCGGCGCGAGCATCGCGGGTGTGCATGTGAATGCAGAACGCGCAGCCGTTGATCTGCGAGGCCCGTGTCTTCACCAGTTCGAGCAGGCTGTGCTCAAGCCCGCTGCCGAAGGCCCGCTTCTCCAGATCAAACATGGCGCTCATGGTATCGGGAGCGGCTGTATAGGGGTTCAATCTCGGCTTCATGTCTCACTCCGTTTCCAACTTTGGGAACATCTCGGTGCGTTGACGAGCGAGCTCCCTGGACTGTGACATGAACCGGGAAAAAATCCGAGCCGATGATCCCGGTGTCGTGATAGGCGGCTCCAGCCACCGGAGTTGACGGCTTGTGGCGGAACAGGCAGACATCATCCCATGACCGATACCAAGCGACAGCCGCTCAACCCCATGCTCAAGCTGGTCCTTGAGCTTGGGCCCCTCGTCCTGTTCTTTTTCGCGAACCAGCGCGAGGGCCTCTTCACGGCAACGGCCGTCTTCATGGTCGCGACCGCCATCGCGCTCGCGGTCCACTATGCGCTGGTCCGGCATCTGCCCATCATGCCGATCGTCTCCGGCGTTGTGGTGCTCGTGTTCGGCGGCCTGACGCTCGTCCTGCACGATGAGCTGTTCATCAAGCTGAAGCCCACCATCGTGAACTGCCTGTTCGGCGGCGTGCTCCTCGGCGGGCTGGCCTTCAACAAGCCGCTCTTGCCCATCGTCTTCGACAGCGTGTTTCACCTGGATGATGAGGGCTGGCGGAAGCTGACGCTACGCTGGGGGCTGTTCTTCTTCTTCCTGGCGGTCATGAACGAGGTGGTCTGGCGGACCCAGTCCACCGACTTCTGGGTGAACTTCAAGGTCTTCGCGACGATGCCGATAACCATCGTCTTTGCCCTGGCACAGACGCCGCTGATCATGCGCCATTCCCTGCCCGAGAAAGACCAGCCCGAGACATAGGGAGCGTTCGGCAACCGCCGCCGGCGCAGCCGGACAGTTACAGTCAGGATGCCTGGCTGGCGGGCTCGGCTTCAGCCTTCTCCCAGCTCGCGAGATCGGCGGGCGTGAACAGCTCGATGGGTTCCGCCCGGCCTCGCAGGGATTGCTCGCCGATATGGCGCCATCCGGACCGGTCGGCATGGGCGGCGTCGAGCGCTTCCTCCGACACGAGGTAGGCGACCTGATGGAGCTTCGTCGCCTGCTCCAGCCGGCAGGCAACGTTGACCGCGTCGCCCAGCACCGTGAAGTCAAGACGCATGTCGTTGCCGATGGCGCCGATGAAAGCCTCGCCGCTATGCACGCCGATGCCGATGCGGATGGGATCGAAACCATTCCGGCCGCGTTCCAGGTTCCATTTGTCCATCCGGTCGAGAATGGCGCGTCCGCACGCCAGCGCCCGCGCCGCGTCATCCTCGCCGGGCTCCGGCATGCCGAACACGAGGAAGGCACCATCACCGATGAACTTGTCGATGACGCCTTCGTGCGCGGCCGCCGCTGCCATCACATGCTCGCGGAAGGTGCCGATCAGTTCCACGACGGCTGACGGCGACAGGCTCTCCTCCATGGCGGTCGAGCCGCGGATATCGACGAACATCAGCGTCACGACGCTACGGCGGCCGGCTTTCAGCTCGCTGATGCGCCCTTCGGCAAGCACCGGCGCGAGTTCCGCCGGCAGATAGCGGCCGAGATTGAGGCGGATCGTCGTTTCCTCCACCGCGCGCACCAGGAGCTTGCGGCCGCGCGCCGCCGCCAGGATGAGGATCCCGCCGGTGAGAAGGAGAATGACGACACGCGCGAAATTCGGCTGCCAACCGAATTGGTCCTGCACCATGAGTTCGGGGGGGCGGGGGAATGTCATTTGCGCGGGCGCGGCAAAAATTCCCACGGCGACCAGCGACAAAACGAGCAGAACCGTCGTGTAGATCTGGACGCTCGGCCGCAGGCGCAGCGCATTGCTCGCGAAGACCAGCGGCAGGGCCGCGATGATCGGAAACGACAGGATATACTGGCCTGTCAGCCCAGTGACCCAGACATTGAGCCAGATGTTGAAGGCGACGATGAACATGTCGATCGTCGCCGTGACAAAGCTCATCCACCACCGCCAGAGGCGGATACGCACCAGCCCGTAGCTCAGAAGACCTGACAGGAACAACGTCAGCACTGTGAGCTGGGCGTAGAAGACCTGCTGCTCGCCGATCGGCGAGAAATCGCTCTTGCGATCCACGAAGGCGATCGCCGCCAGCAGGACAAGCCCCGTGACCATACGCACAAGGCTCGCCGTCCGCTCCGCGCTGAGTTCGGCGCTGAGCAGCAGGACGTCACTTTCCTTGGGTAGCTTGAAGGCGCGGGCGATCATGGATGGCCGTGGTCCGGGGGTGGAACCTGCTGGTGCCGATGACCGCTCGCAAGGAACGGCCAGACGGATGGGAAGCGAATCGTCAGGGCTTGGCCGCCTTGTCGATCGCTGCGTTGATACTCGTTTGCAGCGCCTCGGGGGTTAACGGCCCGATGTGCTTATGCTGAATGCGTCCGTCGCGGCTGACGATAAAGGTTTCAGGCACGCCATACACACCCCAGTCGATGGAGGCGCGGCCAGCCCCATCCACGCCGACCGCCGCGAAGGGATTGCCGAGGGCACCCAGAAAGCGCCGGGCATTCTCTGGGTTGTCCTTGTAGTTGATGCCGACGACCTTGACGCGCGGGTCCTGCGCAAGGCTCATCAGGAGGGGATGTTCCTCGCGACACGGCGCGCACCAGGACGCCCAGATATTCACGACGGTCACCTGATTCGGGCCAGACGCCAACAAGCTCTCGTTGGTCAGCCCCGGCACGGGCTGGCCATCGCGCACAAGGCCCTCGAGCGGCGGCAGGGAAAAGGCGGGAACCGGCCGGCCTATGAGGGCTGACGGAATCCGGGCCGGATCGCCGGCAAACAACCGCACCATGAACAGCACAGCCAGGGCCAGAAAAAGGACGAGCGGCACCGCAAGCAGGATACGGCGCCTGCGCAGCGACGCGTCCTCAGGGACGATCGCTCCGTCCGTCGTTGTGGGATCGCGCAGCACCACGCTCTTTGCCCTCGTCTGAATCCTGGTCAGAGGCACCCCGTGCCGATGATATGGTTCCGGCCACGCCGCCGACACCGCTGGTATTTCTAACGGCACTTGCACCCAGAGCATGGCCGGACGATGGCATGCCGTTGCGAGCCACTCCGCGCGCAGCCAGGGCGTCAAGGGCCCTCTGCCGCATCCGGCTGTCAATGACGGCACGCAGCACGAGACCAGCCACGATGAGGGCAGCCGCGCCATAGGCGGCCAGCACGAAGCCGATGTGGGGAGCATCGAGCGCGATCATCGCCCCAGCCTCATGCCGACCCAGCGCCAGCAGAACCGGCACCGAGCGAGAGCGGGCGGCGGCGTTC
Proteins encoded in this region:
- the dapF gene encoding Diaminopimelate epimerase, whose product is MSTLANHPFAKMNGIGNEIVVLDLRGSEHVVTPAEARAIAGDPRSRFDQLMVLHAPVTPGTDAFMRIYNTDGSESAACGNGTRCVAWHLMQDGDRDSLTLETAAGLLPSTRVDALTFTVDMGTPRFNWDQIPLAEEFRDTRAIELQIGPIDAPILHSPSAVNIGNPHAIFWVDDVKAYDLPTIGPLLENHPIFPERANISLAAVKDRRHIDLWVWERGAGITRACGSAACAAAVAAARKNLTDREVVVSLPGGDLTITWRESDGHVLMTGAVAFEWEDRFPPQLFTGAA
- the mtaB gene encoding Threonylcarbamoyladenosine tRNA methylthiotransferase MtaB → MAIDVVTFGCRLNIYESEAMKRHADAAGADDLVIINTCAVTAEASRQARQTIRRLRRERPQARIVVTGCAAQIEAASFSAMAEVDHVIGNTEKMQAATWSALSGSAPTERILVGDIMAVKETASHLVDGYGGLPRAFVQVQNGCDHRCTFCIIPYGRGNSRSVAMGAVVDQVRSLTENGCGEVVVTGVDITSYGRDLPGTPTLGRLVKQILRHVPELPRLRISSIDSVEADDDLLDALATEPRLMPHLQLSLQAGDDLILKRMKRRHLRDDAIRFCEDMRKLRPDVVFGADIIAGFPTETEEMFARSLAIVDECDLTHLHVFPFSPRPGTPAARMPQVDRALVKDRARRLREKGEEALVRHLAREVGRHVPVLTENAELGRTEGFTLVRLASAAVPGRILNVTIAGHDGHELLAA
- a CDS encoding RluA family pseudouridine synthase, which codes for MTQDRPKGHISRSDILTRLLYRDALMLVIDKPAGLPVHPDAKGGETLADHLDALRFGLPRRPELAHRLDRDTSGCLVLGRHRKALERLSRLFAENKVAKTYWAVVAGGPEADAGEIMLALSPRDPAQGWRMQVDPAGLPALTRWQVLGRGEGLTWLALEPVTGRTHQLRVHCASMGWPILGDRIYGRGGAWQGLHLHARAVTVPLYPKRDPITVEAPAPAGLQETLALLKRREGHPSV
- the ftsY gene encoding Signal recognition particle receptor FtsY, whose amino-acid sequence is MAENEKRTMLDRLFGRRRDNTEPAPSPAPPLPAEPATPPLEAPATPTPEATPATPAVEEDAAAHVSVTSPTAEEMPPSVDDSDGTHAAPIASAVPEPEPQSPAPSAQKPQSWWQRLTAGLKRTSSSIGTGITDLFTKRKFDAATLEELEDILIQADLGVAMAARVTEAVGKGRHDRSIDPEEVKAVLAQEVEAVLAPVAKPLVVAVDKKPFVILMVGVNGSGKTTTIGKLAAKYRAEGRSVMLAAGDTFRAAAVEQLKVWGTRTGAAVVARDQGADAAGLAFDALQAARDAGTDVLIVDTAGRLQNKAGLMAELEKIVRVMRKLDAEAPHAVLLVLDATTGQNALSQAEIFGKTAGVTGLVMTKLDGTARGGILVALADKTGLPVHFIGVGEGVDDLEPFTARDFARAIAGLDA
- a CDS encoding putative transporter YnfA (Evidence 3 : Putative function from multiple computational evidences); translation: MLIPALAIYSLAALAEIAGCFAFWAWLRLGQSVLWLIPGFVSLAAFAYLLTLVDAAAAGRAYAAYGGIYIVMSLIWLWRAEGVTPDRWDLAGGAICLAGAAVILLGPRAA
- a CDS encoding RNA polymerase sigma-70 factor (ECF subfamily), encoding MSDDGSNQDAMRADAFTAARPRLIRLAYRMLGSIAEAEDMVQEAFIRLHRADAAAIREPAAFLSRVVTNLCLDQLKSARVKRESYVGPWLPEPVVDPLEDDESDDITTALMMALERLSPLERAAFLLHDVFGVGFDEIATSLQRDPAACRQLARRARAHVQAARPRFPVSPEKGRDLAEAFLAASATGNMAGLQALLAEDVVLYGDGGGKVAATFNPIFGHDKVSRFFWGLSRKKDYKPATVLRRCVIDGLPGFVTVDGHGHLQTTALAIDNGRITAIYVVRNPDKLAHIVEGLSPFAS
- a CDS encoding AhpD family alkylhydroperoxidase, which codes for MKPRLNPYTAAPDTMSAMFDLEKRAFGSGLEHSLLELVKTRASQINGCAFCIHMHTRDARAAGETEERLYLLDAWRESPLYTDRERAALAWTEALTLVSKTHAPDEDYEALKREFSDEEQVKLTLMIATINAWNRFAIGFRAIHPVSRRQDRE
- a CDS encoding hypothetical protein (Evidence 5 : Unknown function), producing the protein MAGAAYHDTGIIGSDFFPVHVTVQGARSSTHRDVPKVGNGVRHEAEIEPLYSRSRYHERHV
- a CDS encoding putative intracellular septation protein A (Evidence 3 : Putative function from multiple computational evidences); amino-acid sequence: MTDTKRQPLNPMLKLVLELGPLVLFFFANQREGLFTATAVFMVATAIALAVHYALVRHLPIMPIVSGVVVLVFGGLTLVLHDELFIKLKPTIVNCLFGGVLLGGLAFNKPLLPIVFDSVFHLDDEGWRKLTLRWGLFFFFLAVMNEVVWRTQSTDFWVNFKVFATMPITIVFALAQTPLIMRHSLPEKDQPET
- a CDS encoding Adenylate cyclase — encoded protein: MIARAFKLPKESDVLLLSAELSAERTASLVRMVTGLVLLAAIAFVDRKSDFSPIGEQQVFYAQLTVLTLFLSGLLSYGLVRIRLWRWWMSFVTATIDMFIVAFNIWLNVWVTGLTGQYILSFPIIAALPLVFASNALRLRPSVQIYTTVLLVLSLVAVGIFAAPAQMTFPRPPELMVQDQFGWQPNFARVVILLLTGGILILAAARGRKLLVRAVEETTIRLNLGRYLPAELAPVLAEGRISELKAGRRSVVTLMFVDIRGSTAMEESLSPSAVVELIGTFREHVMAAAAAHEGVIDKFIGDGAFLVFGMPEPGEDDAARALACGRAILDRMDKWNLERGRNGFDPIRIGIGVHSGEAFIGAIGNDMRLDFTVLGDAVNVACRLEQATKLHQVAYLVSEEALDAAHADRSGWRHIGEQSLRGRAEPIELFTPADLASWEKAEAEPASQAS
- the cycY gene encoding Thiol:disulfide interchange protein CycY, which produces MVLRDPTTTDGAIVPEDASLRRRRILLAVPLVLFLALAVLFMVRLFAGDPARIPSALIGRPVPAFSLPPLEGLVRDGQPVPGLTNESLLASGPNQVTVVNIWASWCAPCREEHPLLMSLAQDPRVKVVGINYKDNPENARRFLGALGNPFAAVGVDGAGRASIDWGVYGVPETFIVSRDGRIQHKHIGPLTPEALQTSINAAIDKAAKP
- a CDS encoding Heme exporter protein D; the encoded protein is MIALDAPHIGFVLAAYGAAALIVAGLVLRAVIDSRMRQRALDALAARGVARNGMPSSGHALGASAVRNTSGVGGVAGTISSARGASDQDSDEGKERGAARSHNDGRSDRP